The proteins below come from a single Parageobacillus toebii NBRC 107807 genomic window:
- a CDS encoding DUF871 domain-containing protein: protein MFYLSFYLSEQTDQIEKRFAQANLFGCRELFTSLHIPEDDLTFYRKRLQEIGQLARKYEVGIIADVTLASLSKIGVNGDNLDLLFDGGIIGLRLDDGFSMKEAATFSHRMKVVFNASTMTEEECDELAFCDVNWNQIEAWHNFYPRPETGLSKELVIQKNKILRRKGIRTIAAFIPGNKEKRGPLHQGLPTLEAHRYMDPLCAYVELVQDCEVDKVFVGDGEMTDDVLARMKEFRDGVIPLRYRPLVQQHELLSMVETVQTNRRDAAMDVIRSLESRLSFSWPKHLLAPACTIERQKGSVTIDNIKYGRYAGELQITLTDLPADEKVNVIGRIFEDDLPLLAYVKGGQQFRLVRIT, encoded by the coding sequence ATGTTCTATCTATCTTTCTACTTATCAGAACAAACGGATCAAATCGAAAAAAGATTTGCACAGGCAAATTTGTTCGGATGTCGGGAACTATTTACATCGCTTCATATTCCAGAAGACGATCTTACCTTTTATCGCAAGCGATTACAGGAGATCGGGCAGTTAGCGAGAAAATACGAAGTCGGGATCATCGCTGACGTTACCCTGGCTTCTTTATCCAAAATTGGGGTGAATGGAGACAATCTTGATTTGCTTTTTGATGGGGGAATTATTGGACTGCGGCTTGATGATGGATTTTCTATGAAAGAAGCAGCAACGTTTTCTCACCGGATGAAAGTTGTTTTCAATGCGAGCACGATGACGGAAGAAGAATGCGATGAACTTGCTTTTTGTGACGTGAACTGGAATCAAATTGAAGCGTGGCATAATTTTTATCCACGTCCAGAAACAGGATTATCAAAAGAATTAGTCATTCAAAAAAACAAGATTTTACGCCGAAAAGGAATTCGAACGATTGCCGCGTTTATTCCGGGAAATAAAGAAAAACGAGGTCCGCTCCATCAAGGGCTTCCTACGCTAGAGGCTCATCGGTATATGGATCCGCTTTGCGCGTACGTGGAATTAGTGCAGGATTGTGAGGTAGATAAAGTATTTGTGGGCGATGGCGAGATGACAGATGATGTGCTTGCGCGAATGAAGGAGTTTCGGGATGGGGTTATTCCGCTGCGCTACCGGCCGCTTGTGCAACAACATGAACTGCTTTCTATGGTCGAAACGGTTCAAACGAATCGGCGTGACGCGGCAATGGATGTTATTCGATCACTGGAATCCCGCTTATCTTTCTCATGGCCAAAGCATTTATTAGCACCAGCATGTACAATCGAAAGACAAAAAGGCAGCGTGACCATTGATAATATAAAATATGGAAGATATGCCGGCGAGCTGCAAATCACATTAACCGATTTGCCAGCAGATGAGAAAGTCAATGTGATTGGACGAATTTTCGAAGACGATCTTCCTCTCCTTGCGTATGTCAAAGGAGGACAACAGTTTCGCCTTGTGCGGATCACATAA
- a CDS encoding response regulator, with the protein MPLRFFLIEDDAVVRKMLEKIITENQLGEVVGEAEDGLNVTADQLYSVDVVLIDLLMPGRDGIQTMKKLREEGFKGQFVMISQVENKEMIGQAYLHGVDTYIQKPINRYEVVAVLRRVAEHISISHSLDSIRQLLKALDQTATTASPLHQKEQTQLEHQVQHLLLLLGIAGEAGAADLLLIMRHLAEKEKLGQTIHELPSLKELYTELVRQTHHHHESTIQKEVRAMEQRIRRMVLQAFTHLSSLGLTDYTNPTFEHFAPRLFDFEEVRKRMKELEAGEKTTKCRINVRKFLTAFYMELKKA; encoded by the coding sequence ATGCCGCTTCGTTTTTTTCTTATTGAAGACGACGCCGTCGTACGAAAAATGCTTGAAAAAATTATTACAGAAAACCAGCTCGGCGAGGTTGTTGGAGAAGCAGAAGATGGCTTGAACGTAACAGCAGACCAATTGTATTCGGTCGATGTGGTGCTTATCGACTTATTGATGCCCGGACGCGATGGGATTCAAACGATGAAAAAATTAAGAGAAGAAGGGTTTAAAGGGCAATTTGTGATGATTTCCCAGGTGGAAAATAAAGAAATGATTGGACAGGCATACCTTCACGGCGTCGATACATACATTCAAAAGCCAATTAATCGTTACGAAGTGGTGGCAGTATTGAGGCGAGTAGCGGAACATATCTCTATCTCCCATTCCCTTGATTCAATTCGCCAGCTGCTGAAAGCATTAGATCAAACTGCAACAACCGCTTCTCCTTTACATCAAAAGGAACAAACACAACTGGAACACCAAGTGCAACATCTTCTTCTTCTATTAGGTATTGCTGGAGAAGCAGGAGCGGCAGATTTATTACTGATCATGCGCCACTTAGCAGAAAAAGAGAAATTGGGACAGACGATTCACGAATTGCCGTCTTTAAAAGAATTATACACCGAGCTTGTGCGACAAACACACCATCATCATGAATCCACCATTCAAAAAGAAGTGCGTGCCATGGAACAACGCATTCGCCGTATGGTGCTGCAAGCATTTACCCATTTATCTTCTCTCGGGCTCACGGACTATACCAATCCCACGTTCGAACACTTCGCTCCCCGTCTTTTTGATTTTGAAGAAGTCCGAAAACGTATGAAAGAGCTCGAAGCAGGAGAAAAAACAACAAAATGCCGTATTAATGTAAGAAAGTTTTTAACCGCTTTTTATATGGAATTAAAAAAGGCGTAA
- a CDS encoding sensor histidine kinase: MRERLLIVTILILATAFFGEMKINPFNSPFRFSLGSAIFFFGLISFEMISPLFIGICAGCFVVGFRIALDMLTGQAALSDSFFTHAPAACYYINFALIVQITRFRRLLEFPIRAGLLGAVLDFSSNSCELLFRYLLGESFIVTYQVMMVMLLFAILRSFCVIGLYNIFVMKHLRTLGEARQQELERLMMINTGLYEETFYLQKSMTYLEEITRKSYELYSRLMEGEKVKPHAALYIAEHIHEVKKDVQRIFAGLSKLIGQQPLRRRLPINELCGMVVRANEKYAELLGKKIQFAQTCHVDLSTDHVYALLSVLNNLVANAVEAIPTSGSIHLQVELQQSNLIVEVTDSGIGIAKEDADWIFQPGFTTKYDQQGNPSTGIGLTHARDIVQSLHGHIQLVSSNPGQTIFRLTIPTSQLLRKEEM; encoded by the coding sequence ATGCGTGAACGCCTGTTGATCGTAACCATTCTAATATTGGCCACTGCTTTTTTCGGGGAAATGAAAATTAATCCGTTTAATAGCCCGTTCCGCTTCTCATTAGGGAGTGCTATCTTTTTTTTCGGACTTATTTCATTTGAGATGATTTCCCCGCTTTTTATCGGAATTTGCGCAGGATGTTTTGTCGTCGGATTCCGTATCGCCCTTGACATGCTGACTGGGCAAGCTGCGTTATCAGATAGTTTTTTTACTCATGCTCCAGCCGCGTGTTACTATATTAATTTTGCCTTGATCGTACAAATCACTCGCTTCCGCCGCTTGCTGGAATTTCCCATCCGCGCTGGCCTGCTCGGCGCAGTTCTTGATTTTTCGTCTAATTCATGCGAATTGCTCTTTCGTTATCTCCTTGGTGAGTCGTTCATCGTGACATACCAAGTGATGATGGTAATGTTGTTATTCGCTATTTTACGAAGTTTCTGTGTCATTGGATTATATAATATTTTCGTAATGAAACATCTTCGCACCTTAGGGGAAGCGCGACAACAAGAGTTGGAACGTCTAATGATGATTAATACGGGGCTGTATGAGGAAACATTTTACTTGCAAAAATCGATGACATACTTAGAAGAGATTACACGAAAAAGTTATGAGCTATATTCGCGTTTGATGGAAGGAGAAAAAGTGAAGCCGCATGCCGCGCTTTATATCGCCGAACATATTCATGAAGTCAAAAAAGATGTACAGCGTATTTTTGCAGGCTTATCGAAATTAATCGGGCAACAACCGTTGCGGCGGAGGCTTCCTATCAATGAACTTTGTGGAATGGTGGTACGCGCTAATGAAAAATACGCCGAGCTATTAGGAAAAAAGATTCAATTTGCCCAAACGTGCCATGTCGATTTATCGACCGACCATGTCTATGCCTTACTCTCTGTACTAAACAACTTAGTGGCGAACGCCGTGGAAGCCATTCCGACATCCGGTTCGATTCATCTGCAAGTAGAATTGCAACAAAGCAATCTCATTGTGGAGGTGACAGACTCTGGGATAGGCATTGCCAAGGAAGATGCCGACTGGATTTTTCAACCCGGCTTTACCACAAAATACGATCAACAAGGAAATCCGTCGACAGGAATTGGTCTTACCCACGCGCGGGATATCGTACAAAGTCTTCATGGACATATACAACTTGTAAGCAGCAATCCAGGACAAACAATATTCCGATTGACCATTCCTACCAGCCAGCTGCTGCGAAAGGAGGAAATGTAA
- a CDS encoding amino acid ABC transporter permease, translating to MDFIGAYAPAHLSFLLQGFLVTLEVAFISIIFSFIFGIIIGVIRYTKIPGISQIFAVMVETIRNLPLLLIIFFTYFALPEVGLKLDKFYAAIVALVVFESAMLSEIVRSGLNSIDKGQIEAARSSGLTYIQTLWYIILPQALRRMVPPIVSQFISLLKDTSLAIVISLPELMNHAQIINGRNVNYVIPIFILVALMYFVVNYSLSLVSRRLEYRQR from the coding sequence ATGGACTTTATCGGCGCATACGCTCCAGCACATCTCTCCTTTTTACTGCAAGGATTTTTGGTCACGTTGGAAGTTGCGTTTATATCCATTATTTTTAGTTTTATCTTTGGAATTATCATTGGTGTAATACGCTATACAAAAATCCCTGGCATTTCACAAATTTTTGCCGTTATGGTGGAAACGATTCGTAACCTCCCGCTGCTCTTGATCATTTTCTTTACGTATTTCGCGCTGCCGGAAGTGGGATTAAAACTGGATAAATTTTATGCCGCTATTGTCGCCCTAGTTGTCTTTGAATCGGCGATGCTTTCGGAAATCGTTCGCAGCGGATTAAACTCGATTGACAAAGGCCAAATCGAAGCGGCGCGTTCGTCCGGACTCACCTATATACAAACATTATGGTATATTATCTTGCCACAAGCATTGCGCCGAATGGTGCCGCCGATTGTCAGCCAATTTATTTCATTGCTGAAAGATACATCGCTAGCGATCGTGATCTCCCTCCCAGAATTGATGAACCACGCACAAATTATTAACGGAAGAAATGTCAATTATGTGATACCGATTTTTATTCTTGTTGCGCTTATGTATTTTGTTGTCAATTATTCGTTATCTCTTGTTTCTAGAAGGCTCGAATATCGACAACGTTAG
- a CDS encoding amino acid ABC transporter permease, translating into MLRYSILLEHWDMYLQGFANTLKASVLALIGSLVIGIIIAIFRIAPIRPLNWIGTVYVEFIRNIPLILIVFVFFVGFPAIGIRFDSFTAGTLGLMVYTAAFIAEVIRSGILAVPKGQMEAARSSGLTYLQTMRYIILPQAVKIVIPPLGNQFINLVKNSSVLGVIAGLDLMYFGDLISSETFVTFDVYIFVALFYLVLTIPLSLGVGYLERRLAKSR; encoded by the coding sequence ATGTTAAGATATTCGATTTTGCTAGAACATTGGGATATGTATTTGCAAGGGTTTGCCAACACGTTAAAAGCAAGCGTTCTAGCTCTTATCGGCAGCTTGGTCATTGGCATCATTATCGCGATCTTCCGCATCGCGCCAATTCGCCCGCTAAACTGGATCGGAACTGTCTATGTAGAATTTATTCGCAACATTCCGCTTATTTTAATCGTCTTTGTATTCTTTGTCGGCTTTCCCGCTATCGGTATACGTTTTGATTCCTTTACAGCAGGAACATTAGGCCTTATGGTATATACCGCTGCATTTATTGCGGAAGTAATCCGATCTGGAATCCTTGCTGTTCCAAAAGGCCAAATGGAAGCGGCGCGTTCCTCTGGATTGACATACTTGCAGACCATGCGCTATATCATCTTGCCGCAAGCGGTCAAAATTGTTATTCCGCCGCTTGGCAACCAATTTATTAACCTTGTGAAAAACTCGTCCGTTTTAGGAGTCATCGCCGGGCTTGACTTAATGTATTTCGGTGATTTAATTTCATCCGAAACGTTTGTTACATTTGATGTTTATATTTTCGTCGCATTGTTTTACCTTGTGCTAACTATACCGTTAAGTTTAGGTGTTGGATATTTGGAACGCCGTTTGGCAAAAAGTCGGTAA
- a CDS encoding glutamate ABC transporter substrate-binding protein, translating to MKGKTVWKMWITLALIALFSITALAGCSSESSTSNKGDGAKSTETLGGTNTLEKIKKRGKLVVGVKYDLNLFGLKNPETGKVEGFDIDIAKGLAKKILGDENKIELKEVTSKTRIPMLNNGEIDAIIATMTITEERKKEVDFSDVYFMAGQSLLVKKDSKINSVKDLKKGMTVLTAKGSTSAQNIRKVAPEVNVLEFENYAEAFTALKAGQGDALTTDNALLLGMAKQDPNYRVLDETFTEEPYGIAVRKGDKEFLQVINEYLKEIKENGEYDKIYEKWIGKKPQQ from the coding sequence ATGAAAGGAAAAACAGTTTGGAAAATGTGGATCACGCTTGCGCTTATCGCACTATTCAGCATCACTGCTTTAGCCGGGTGCAGCAGCGAATCGTCAACATCCAACAAAGGGGATGGGGCAAAATCGACGGAAACGTTGGGCGGAACGAACACGTTAGAAAAAATTAAAAAACGCGGCAAACTCGTTGTTGGAGTAAAGTATGACTTGAACTTGTTCGGTTTAAAAAATCCAGAAACCGGAAAAGTAGAAGGGTTTGATATTGATATTGCCAAAGGATTAGCGAAAAAAATTCTTGGTGATGAAAATAAAATCGAACTAAAAGAAGTGACATCCAAAACACGCATTCCAATGCTCAATAACGGAGAAATTGATGCGATTATCGCGACGATGACCATTACGGAAGAGCGGAAAAAAGAAGTTGATTTCTCTGATGTGTATTTCATGGCCGGACAATCGTTACTTGTCAAAAAAGACAGCAAAATTAACAGCGTAAAAGATTTGAAAAAAGGAATGACCGTGTTAACGGCAAAAGGTTCTACATCCGCGCAAAACATCCGCAAAGTAGCGCCAGAAGTCAATGTATTAGAATTTGAAAACTATGCTGAAGCGTTTACAGCGTTAAAAGCTGGACAAGGCGATGCGCTCACAACGGACAATGCTTTGCTTTTGGGAATGGCAAAACAAGATCCAAACTACCGCGTTCTTGACGAAACGTTTACCGAAGAACCATACGGCATCGCCGTCCGCAAAGGAGACAAAGAATTTTTGCAAGTCATTAACGAATACTTAAAAGAAATTAAAGAAAACGGCGAATACGACAAAATTTATGAAAAATGGATTGGGAAAAAACCGCAACAATAA
- a CDS encoding amino acid ABC transporter ATP-binding protein, with product MIYFHQVNKYYGDFHVLKDINLTIHQGEVVVIIGPSGSGKSTLVRCINRLETISSGELIVDNVKVNDKNIDINQLRRNIGMVFQHFNLYPHMTVLQNITLAPMKVLRIPEKEAKETAMYYLEKVGIPDKANAYPSELSGGQQQRVAIARGLAMKPKIMLFDEPTSALDPETIGEVLDVMKQLAKEGMTMVVVTHEMGFAREVADRIVFMDQGRILEEAPPEEFFANPKEERAKVFLSRILNH from the coding sequence TTGATTTATTTTCATCAAGTGAACAAATATTACGGCGATTTCCACGTACTAAAAGATATCAATTTAACCATTCATCAAGGGGAAGTTGTCGTCATTATTGGTCCATCCGGTTCTGGGAAAAGCACGTTAGTTCGTTGCATCAATCGTTTGGAAACGATTTCAAGCGGCGAATTAATCGTGGATAACGTCAAAGTCAATGACAAAAACATCGACATTAACCAATTGCGGCGCAATATCGGTATGGTGTTCCAGCATTTCAATTTATACCCACATATGACTGTATTGCAAAACATTACGTTAGCACCGATGAAAGTGCTTCGCATTCCGGAAAAAGAAGCGAAAGAAACCGCGATGTACTATTTAGAGAAAGTAGGAATTCCGGACAAAGCGAACGCCTATCCGTCCGAGCTGTCCGGCGGGCAGCAGCAGCGCGTTGCTATCGCCAGAGGACTGGCGATGAAGCCGAAAATTATGCTATTTGACGAACCGACATCGGCGCTCGATCCAGAAACCATTGGAGAAGTGCTTGATGTCATGAAACAATTGGCAAAAGAAGGCATGACGATGGTCGTTGTGACACACGAAATGGGATTTGCCCGTGAAGTTGCGGACCGCATCGTCTTTATGGACCAAGGCCGTATTTTGGAAGAAGCGCCGCCGGAAGAATTTTTCGCCAATCCAAAAGAAGAACGGGCAAAAGTATTTCTGAGCCGCATTCTCAACCATTAA
- a CDS encoding PTS mannitol transporter subunit IICB has product MTHTTENQSGFRVKIQRFGSYLSGMIMPNIGAFIAWGIITALFIPTGWLPNETFAKLVGPMITYLLPLLIGYTGGKMIYDVRGGVVGATATMGVIVGSDIPMFLGAMIMGPLGGYLIKKFDQQIQGKVKQGFEMLVNNFSAGIIGGLLTLAAFKGVGPVVSAISKTLAAGVEKIVDLHLLPLANIFIEPGKVLFLNNAINHGILSPLGIEQAAKTGKSILFLLETNPGPGLGILLAYWLFGKGMAKQSAPGAVIIHFLGGIHEIYFPYILMRPILILAAMAGGVSGVFTFTIFDAGLVAVPSPGSIFALLAMTPKGNYLGVLAGVFVAAAVSFFVASIFLKSAKNNEEEDLTRATEKMQQLKGKKSDVVVLKNEEKVIPAKVKKIVFACDAGMGSSAMGASILRNKMQKAGLNIEVTNTAINQLPEDADIVITHQNLTDRAKEKLPKAFHISVENFLNSPKYDELIEMLKK; this is encoded by the coding sequence ATGACTCATACAACAGAAAATCAGTCTGGCTTTCGTGTAAAGATTCAGCGTTTTGGTAGTTATTTAAGCGGAATGATTATGCCGAATATTGGGGCATTTATTGCGTGGGGAATTATTACGGCGCTGTTTATCCCGACAGGATGGCTGCCAAACGAAACATTTGCAAAGCTTGTTGGCCCAATGATTACGTATTTATTGCCATTATTAATTGGTTATACGGGCGGAAAAATGATTTATGATGTTCGCGGCGGTGTTGTCGGTGCGACAGCGACAATGGGAGTCATTGTCGGTTCAGACATTCCAATGTTTCTTGGCGCGATGATAATGGGGCCACTAGGTGGTTACCTAATCAAAAAATTCGATCAGCAGATCCAAGGTAAAGTGAAACAGGGCTTTGAAATGCTTGTCAATAATTTTTCCGCCGGAATTATCGGCGGGCTGTTGACATTAGCTGCATTCAAAGGGGTTGGACCGGTTGTTTCGGCAATTAGCAAAACGTTAGCAGCAGGTGTAGAAAAAATTGTTGATTTGCACTTATTGCCATTGGCGAATATTTTTATTGAACCAGGAAAAGTGTTATTCCTCAATAACGCAATCAACCATGGAATTTTAAGTCCGCTCGGCATTGAACAAGCAGCAAAAACAGGAAAATCGATTTTATTCCTGCTTGAAACGAATCCAGGACCAGGTCTTGGCATTCTACTAGCGTATTGGTTGTTTGGAAAAGGAATGGCAAAGCAATCCGCGCCAGGAGCTGTCATCATTCATTTCTTAGGCGGGATTCACGAAATTTACTTCCCATATATTTTAATGAGACCGATTTTAATTTTAGCTGCAATGGCTGGTGGAGTGAGTGGAGTATTCACATTTACCATTTTCGATGCTGGGCTTGTGGCGGTTCCATCTCCAGGAAGTATTTTTGCCCTATTAGCAATGACGCCAAAAGGAAATTACCTTGGGGTTTTGGCAGGGGTATTTGTCGCCGCGGCAGTGTCATTCTTCGTTGCATCTATTTTCTTAAAATCTGCGAAAAATAACGAAGAGGAAGATTTAACGAGAGCTACAGAAAAAATGCAACAATTAAAAGGGAAAAAGAGCGATGTTGTTGTATTGAAAAATGAAGAAAAAGTAATCCCAGCCAAGGTCAAAAAGATCGTATTCGCTTGTGATGCAGGAATGGGTTCGAGTGCGATGGGAGCGTCGATTTTACGTAATAAAATGCAAAAAGCTGGATTAAATATTGAAGTAACAAATACAGCAATTAACCAACTTCCGGAAGATGCTGATATTGTAATTACTCACCAAAACTTAACAGATCGCGCGAAGGAAAAATTGCCAAAGGCGTTTCATATATCGGTGGAAAATTTCTTAAACAGTCCGAAATATGATGAGCTAATCGAAATGTTAAAAAAATAA
- a CDS encoding BglG family transcription antiterminator, producing the protein MYISARERKILDILLSNDEGTTVGELAEQLDVSNRTIHRDLKGIERILKDYRLQLVKKAGVGIRIIGEEEKKKELALHLFHLSHKEYTPEERQIIILIALLEATEPVKLLSLANDLNVTVATISHDLDKINKMIEKYGLSLIRKRGYGVEIAGSESAKRRMMSELLFHHVDEHEFLSLMKESIQKKSIDKLNTVTEKLLGLIDKKKLVTIEQQIERIKEELPFTIADSSYIALVVHLALAIERISQGESINFDQQYLETIQTTKEYETAEKIARSLEHAFRITIPKEEIGYITMHLMGAKLRDRQGYMLEDTSFEIGIKAQELIRFVSDELHVDITNDYTLYEDLVVHLKPALYRIQHNMGIANPLLEKIVQDYPELFAVLEKGVKQVFPDVAVPNEEIGYLVLHFASALLRVKKGLRALVICSSGLGTAKILATRLKKEIPDIVHMEQISVFELRNTDVTRYDLIVSTIPIDGLVKPYLVVSPMLREEEILSIKQFLKNRNAVSRKEDVDDSIGTSHDVIKKMDSIQKMSETILRILQGFTLQQVNSHSIKEVLAEACHQLWQKGIIRDSEKVLAELLRRETLGGLGIPETSLALYHTRSSAVVFPSFTIYRLTECQTIHGMHDQPMAVNTVLLLLAPESPSQETLSVLSHISSLVIKDEDSVALFEKGDREQVYSFLSHHLEKFFHNYL; encoded by the coding sequence ATGTATATATCTGCACGCGAGCGAAAAATACTAGATATTTTGTTGTCAAACGACGAAGGAACAACGGTAGGAGAACTTGCCGAGCAACTAGACGTCAGCAACCGTACCATCCACCGGGATTTAAAAGGGATCGAGCGCATTTTAAAGGATTACCGCCTGCAGCTTGTCAAAAAAGCAGGGGTCGGCATTCGGATTATTGGAGAAGAAGAAAAGAAAAAAGAGCTAGCGCTTCATCTCTTTCATTTGTCTCATAAGGAATACACACCAGAGGAACGACAGATAATCATTCTGATTGCTTTGCTGGAAGCAACAGAGCCTGTCAAGCTTTTATCGCTTGCAAACGACCTCAACGTTACTGTTGCAACCATTAGCCATGATTTAGATAAAATCAATAAAATGATAGAAAAATACGGGCTATCTCTAATCCGAAAAAGAGGATATGGTGTGGAAATTGCTGGATCTGAGTCCGCAAAGCGGAGAATGATGAGTGAACTACTATTTCATCATGTGGATGAACATGAGTTTCTCTCGTTAATGAAAGAGTCGATTCAAAAAAAGTCCATCGATAAATTGAATACGGTTACAGAAAAACTTCTCGGGCTAATCGATAAGAAAAAATTAGTCACCATTGAACAACAAATTGAACGAATCAAGGAAGAGCTTCCTTTTACTATTGCCGACAGTTCGTATATTGCGTTAGTGGTCCATCTTGCCTTAGCAATAGAGCGAATCAGCCAAGGGGAATCGATTAATTTTGATCAACAATATTTGGAAACGATTCAGACCACAAAAGAATACGAAACCGCAGAAAAAATTGCCCGATCGTTAGAACATGCTTTTCGCATCACGATTCCAAAAGAGGAGATCGGGTATATTACGATGCATTTAATGGGAGCGAAACTTCGCGACCGCCAAGGTTATATGCTAGAAGATACGAGTTTTGAAATAGGCATCAAAGCACAGGAGCTAATTCGGTTTGTCAGCGATGAGCTCCATGTAGATATCACGAACGATTATACATTATACGAAGATTTGGTTGTTCATTTAAAGCCAGCACTTTATCGCATCCAGCATAACATGGGGATTGCCAATCCGCTTTTAGAAAAAATTGTTCAAGATTATCCAGAACTTTTTGCGGTGTTAGAAAAAGGAGTAAAACAAGTATTTCCGGATGTTGCTGTTCCAAACGAAGAAATTGGTTATTTAGTTCTCCACTTTGCATCGGCGTTATTGAGGGTAAAGAAAGGATTGCGTGCGTTAGTGATCTGTTCGAGCGGACTAGGGACGGCAAAAATATTAGCAACAAGATTGAAAAAAGAAATTCCAGATATTGTCCACATGGAACAGATTTCTGTTTTTGAATTGAGAAACACGGATGTAACGCGATACGACTTGATCGTTTCGACCATACCCATTGATGGCTTGGTAAAGCCGTATTTGGTTGTCAGTCCAATGCTAAGGGAAGAAGAGATTCTGTCGATTAAACAGTTTCTAAAAAACAGAAACGCGGTTTCCCGTAAGGAAGATGTAGACGATTCAATAGGAACATCTCATGATGTGATTAAGAAAATGGATTCCATTCAAAAAATGAGTGAAACCATTCTCCGAATTTTGCAAGGGTTTACGTTACAACAGGTAAATAGCCATTCCATCAAAGAAGTATTAGCAGAAGCGTGTCATCAGCTATGGCAAAAAGGGATCATTCGCGATTCTGAAAAAGTTCTTGCAGAATTGTTGCGGAGAGAGACATTAGGAGGATTGGGAATACCGGAAACGTCGCTCGCTTTGTACCATACTCGAAGCTCTGCGGTGGTTTTTCCGTCTTTCACGATTTATAGGTTAACGGAATGCCAAACAATCCATGGAATGCACGATCAGCCGATGGCTGTGAATACCGTTTTACTGCTGTTGGCGCCCGAGTCACCTAGTCAAGAAACACTTTCGGTATTAAGCCATATTAGCTCGTTGGTTATTAAAGATGAAGATAGCGTGGCTTTATTTGAAAAAGGTGATCGCGAACAGGTGTATTCGTTTTTGAGCCATCATTTAGAGAAGTTTTTTCATAACTATCTTTAA
- a CDS encoding PTS sugar transporter subunit IIA: MSMPILQKENIVLHAQVESKTEAIRLAGQILVNNGYVDDSYIDKMFEREALTSTYMGNFVAIPHGTEDAKQFVKHSGISIVQIPDGVDFGDGNIAKLLIGIAGKNNEHLEILSKIAIVCSEEENVETMIKAATEEEILRLLNEVN, from the coding sequence ATGTCAATGCCAATTTTGCAGAAAGAAAATATTGTATTACATGCGCAAGTAGAAAGTAAAACAGAAGCAATTCGTTTAGCAGGACAAATTTTGGTGAATAACGGTTATGTAGACGATTCTTATATTGATAAAATGTTTGAGCGGGAAGCGTTAACATCAACATATATGGGAAATTTTGTTGCTATTCCACATGGTACAGAGGATGCGAAACAATTTGTTAAACATTCTGGTATTTCAATTGTACAAATTCCTGATGGGGTTGATTTCGGAGATGGCAATATCGCAAAACTATTGATTGGAATCGCTGGAAAGAATAATGAACATTTAGAAATTCTATCAAAAATCGCCATTGTTTGTTCGGAAGAGGAAAATGTAGAAACGATGATTAAAGCGGCGACAGAAGAAGAGATTCTTCGCCTTCTAAATGAGGTGAATTAA